AGAGCTGGTGCCCAGCAGCGGGggcaaggagaggagaagaaccagaagaggcagcaggaagGCATGGAGTGAGACCCTtcctgaaagagagagagaaggacagagacagggggagagaggaagagaggagaacGCAATGAATGGAGAGAAACCAGGGCGGCAAGCTGTGAAAGGAGAGGCCACAGAAGTGTCTGGAGAGAAGTGGCGAGCTGCTGTCCCCATGACACCGCTCCCCTCCCTCAAGGCAGACCGCGGCTTCAGCTTCCTCCGGCCGTCCCGCCAGCTCGCTCCCTTCTAACGCCCCGGGCTCTTAGAAATGGCTGTGAGGGGCTTTCGGCTGCTGGGGACCCCGGAGTAAGGGGGTGGAAAGGGTCCCCTTTCCAGGGTGGGATGCTTAGGACCATCCCAAGGACAAGGGCAAGCTCCGATACGACATCTTGCCCACAGATGGAGTGCTCCCACCTCAGGCTACCCAATCTTGGCAGCCCAAAGACTTCGGGAGCTCCCTCTCTGCTCAAGCCCGTGAGGAGGCCCTCGGTGGGGACTGATGAAAGGAACAACCCCGTCCAAAACCGGCCAGAGCACAGATTGAGCACTTACCCCCACCCCTCCGCAGGGCAGCATGACGAACATCCGCTGCGACAGGATCCCTGCAGAAAGAGGGGACAGCGAGGACTTCAGAGCTGAAAAACCAGGGAACGGTGAGGGACAGGGTGCACAGCACGGGGATACCAAGGAGGGAGGTTTGGCCCGGCTGCTTGGCCAGAATTAGGACCAGCCCCCAGAGGAGCTGCTTGGTGTGGTCCCCAAGGGTGTTCCAAGACCCGGAGTGGACAGGGATGGGCAGAAGGTGAGGGCACGGCTGCCCGAGGGAGCAGTGTGGACGTGGACTCACCTGCCAGCTTCCCGTTGTCCAGTTTCAGGCGGTTGAGGGGATTGGTGCCGTAGAGGAAGACGTGGCGCTCGGTATGGACACACTGCAGCTCTTCCAGGGTGGCCTTGCGTCCCCGCAGACACTGCGGCAGACGGGGGTTGTGACCAAGCCGCTCCGAACGAGAGATGCAGGctctcccacccacccaccccagccTCCGAGGGTGGAGGTGGCACGTCCGGCTGTCCGAGTACGGCCGCACCTCGCATCACCGCAGTCGGGACGGCGGCTGCAAGGCTGAGCACGGCGCTTCTCGCCTTGGATTTGAAAGAGAGCAACCCCGCTCATCTGCAGGCAGGGATCAGGCAGGGATCAGGCAAGAAATGCCAGCACCACCTTCCGACAACTGCAGAGCCCTGTGTGGACCGGTCAGCCCAGCCAGACCAAGGCAAGGCTTCTAACAGACAGGAGCTGACGCTGCTGATGTTCCCAGAGTTGGCAAAACACCCTGTTTCAGTAGGGAGCACACCTCTCCCTGCGCCCATTTTCCACCTTCCGAAGCCGGGGATGGTCAGACCAGCGTGCTCTGACCCGGCACTGCCAGCCACAGACAAGTCCAAGCCCTCTCCCGAGGTCTTTGTTGCCTGGCTAACGGTGGGAACAGGCTGAGAAGATCCGGGAGCAAAAGGGATGGAGGTGGGAGCAGGATGCCCTATCAACACCATTAGCATGAGATCGGCTTGTACCAGCATCCCTCTCCCGGACAGGCGTcgggctccccgccgccgctcgcGCTCACCTCGCACTGGCTGCGCAGCCCTCTCTCCTGCAGACGGGACCAGATGCTCTGGATCCTGCCCGCGTGCTCTGGGTGGTTGCTGTTGTCGCCGCAGGAACATTGGTGTTTGAGCATCACCGAGTCGTAAACCAGTCCTGCAACGCACAGGGAGAGCTGCTGTCCCGAGACTGGACTGGATGCCCAGGCCTCGATGGTGCTGACGCCACTTCAGCTCCTTTTCAGGGGCTGGCCGAGACCCTCAACGCCCGTAACTATTTGGTTTGACAGAAATGCTTCCCTCAAACCATGGGAGCCTCTGTCCCAACGTGCTTGAAGCAAATCCTGCCTTGGATCTGCAAGAGAGCTGAACCTTGCCAGCATCGCTGGACCAGGATGGCAGTCAAGGGGCCAGATAAACAAGTCCTGCTTGGAAAAGCCACCTTAGATAAGGAGAAGGGGCCACTCATGGCTTACTCCACCCTTTTAGCATCCAGCCAGAGCACCCCCAAGCATTTATGAGTCTGGGAGTGACCGGGACGGATGCTAAGCTGCTCCTGGGCATCCCCACCTCCCTTCCAGCTCtcgtccccagccccagctctgctcccgcTGTGACAGCCCCGTACCTGTTGTGAAGTGCGGCTTGGCGGGCTGCTCCtgcacaggcagggagagagtcTTGGAGGCTGtgtcctgggcagggagggagacgGTCGCGGTGGCAGGAGACGACTGGGCCCTGGAGAGGGGCCTGTGGCCTGCATGGATGGTGGGGACCATGGGGGAGTCGGCCAAGGGCTGCCGCttgaggagctgctgctgcccgcgCTGGTAGGAATCCCAGAGATAGGCCTGATGGAGAGAGACGGCGGTGAGCAGGGCAGCCGGAGCAAGGCACCAGGGCAGCAAGGGGAACATCACCCGGGCCAGGGAAGGAAGCTCTGCACTGGGCACCCTCCCAGTGTCTGGATGCAACAGCCCCCTCCACGCTGGGGGGCCCGGAGCCGGTTTGCAGGAGCTGGGACACATCACGCAgcatctgctgctctctgctggctCAGCCCCGCAGTGCTGGGCAACCCTGCGGCAAGGTGCAGCGATCCGGGGACGATGCCCCGCACTCTGGGGACGATGCCCAGCGATCCATCTGCGGACGATGCTGACACCAGGGGTGGCTACAGCTCTCGTCCCTGTCCTAGGAGTGTCCTTACCCACACAGCACCCTTTTTCAGAGGTGGCTTTCAAGGTCTGATCTGAATCTTCCCGGGCTCAGGATGCCACCAGCTTTGCTGGGTTTGTGCAAAGCCTCAAATGGGAGACGCCAAGGGAGGAAGCGTTTGCTCCAAAGCGCGGGGCAGGGATCTCTGCACGCTGCCTGCACAGGACTAATGCTCAAAGCAATTAAGCCACAACTGGAGAGAGGGACGAGGCTAGGAACTCCACCTCTTCCAGCCCACTCCTGAGCTTGTTATGAAGGCTTCAAACCACCCCAAGGGCTCCGTGCAGCTTGAGACAGCCAGTGAAGCCATCGTCCCTTTTCCCCACGGGCTCCTCGTGCCCAGCGGGGAAAGTGCTGATTCAGGTCGGCAGCCCAGACCCCTCCCCGGAGCTCTCCCGTCCCTGCCAGCCCTCGCGTACCTGCTGTAGGACAAGCTCCTCCTGAGACTGCAGCATCTTCTGCGTCCTCTCGGGCTCCTTCACGCTGCTCCCCGGCCGTGTGGGCTCCAAGCGTGCCCTTGCCGGGTCGCTGCTCTCAGCCCCGGCCTCCGGGAGCGTCCCCTCGGCCTCCATGTCCTCCGAGGAGGGGATCTGGCGCAGACGGGGCTTCTCGCTGGATTTAGCCATGCGCTGCGGCCAGAGGAGTCACAAATGAGCACCGAGAGCTCAGGCAGGGGACAGCCCGGGCCAAGGAGGTCACGGTGGGTGGCAGGGcatctcagggcaggagcacgATGGATGTGGGAGCCAAGGAAGCTGAGCAGGTACCCTCAGCTTGCTGCTACGAGTCGGGGCAAGGCAGCATCTCGCATGCCTGCCTCGGGTTTGGCCCTGGACATCTGGTGCTCGCTGCCCAgcaggaagggatgccatcttGCACCCTTCTAGCATCTGTCTCCCACTGCCTCCTGCACGCCCAGGCTGGACCTCCACGACTTACCTTGCCCAGATGCGTCTGCTGCTTGAGCCTCTCCAGGAACTGGGTGTGATGCTGCTGGTACACCAGTTGCTGCTGGATGGCCTTGGGGTTCTGGGGCAGGGGCTCCGAGCGGGTCCTGCCCAGCGGTTTATGGTGGCCGGGGAGCGACAGGCGCTCTGCAGAGATGAGCGAGGGGGTGAAGGAGAAGGGGACCGTTCCCAGACCTGGCACTGCAAGGGAGACAAAGGAGAGGTGAGGGGTGGCATTGTCCGCTGGGCAGGCGTGacaccctgcagagctgggcatggcaagcagcagtgctgtctgTACCCATGCAGCCTGTCACCAGACAGCCCTAAAAATGACAGTGACCCAGCCCTGGAGCCCAGTATCTGGTAGGTGAGGACGGATGGGTTGTATCTTCACAGCTCCCCTCCTCCTGTCCCCATCACCTTGGCATGGCACAGCCCACAGGGGTCTGGGGACAGGATCTGGCTGACCTCAATCACCTCGGGCCCCCCTCAGCTTCAACGGAAGAAGCTTCCTTCACTGCAGGTACGATagggcagggagagatggagCCAGGAACCAGCACAAAGGAGCCAGTTGTCCGGCTGCTGCAGTCGGAGCGGACTGCCTGGAGGGGCTAGGGGCAATAAGGCAGCTAGAGGTACAGCCAAGAGGTCTGAGCTGCCCTGCTCAACGCAGGGTCTGTAGTGAAATCTGCTGGCACGAGAGCCTAGGAAGAAGCAAGAGAGACCCCTTGGAGGGGGCCTTTTGGGCTGCAGGAAAGGTGAACGGCTCCACACCAGCCCAGCTTGGCCAGGGCAAGGGGCAGCTGGAGGGAAAAGattaatctaaatctcccctggagatattaggaaaaatgtcttcaccgaaagagtggtcaggcattggaacaggctgcccagagaggtggtggagtcaccatccttggaggtgttcaaaaaacggGCAGATGTGGCACtttcgggacatggtttagtagacacggtggtgttgggttgacggttggacttgatgatcttagaggtcttttccaaccttaagattctatgattctgtaagaGTCAAAGCTATGGCTCTCTCTGCATTGTCAAGGCTGTAGTGTGTGAAGAATTCTGGTTTCATCCATGGCAAGGACGTGCTTGCTGGCTAGCCAGAACCAGGGTCAACACCTTCCGTTCCCTCGGCCCCAGCTCACAGAAGAGTAAGGGAAAAATCAAGGCCACTGGGCTTTCCCAGCACCCAAAAAGCTCGCCTGCCCGAGCGGAGCTCCACGCTGAGCCCTACCAGCACCGACACGGCCTCAGTGCCTGTCGCCGAGCTCAACACTTACCTGCCACCAGCGGAGTGTGGGTGACCGAGGGCTCGAGGATGATGACGGGCTGGAGCCGAGGGGATAAGGGGCTCCCAGCCTCGTGCTGCTCCAAGCCAGCTGGTATGAACATGGGCGAGTGTGTGCCCGCGAGGACAGGTCCGTTCAGCACGGGCACCCGGTGTGCCAGGCCGGAGAGGGGGCGGCGatctgcctctccctgcagagaaggaggaggacgGGGTTAGCAACGGGGAGGCGACGGCACATCCTCACCGTGCCCACGGGCAATGCCCGGGAGTACGTGGAGCCAGCGCACGCCTGGCATTACCCCAGGAACACCAGGCCCAAAGGAAAAGGCTTCCCCTGCCCCACGGGGACCCTCTGCCCAGTTCTGGGGCTACCTACAACCTGGCTACCTACCCTGGCGCTACTGGTAGCCGGCAATCCCAGTGTGATGGCCGGAAGGGAGGCTGCGCTCTGCAGGGCAAACTGGGCCAGTGAGCTCTCCTGCATCATCAGGCGCTGGGCCAGGGGCGTCTGCACCAAACACAATTCATTAGTCTCCTGCTCTGGCAGCGGCGGAGCTCAGCGTGGTGGGACAAGCAGGTCGGGTGGGGggccaggcagcagagagggtGGCTGAGCCCCAGCTGCCCGGGGGAACGCCTGGGGCCAGGGCGAGGGGCATCAGGGATCCGTGGGCACAGCACATAGACTAGGAGACAAGAAGCGCACGCTGCAAAGGAAAGCAGTGCGTCAGGAGCAGCGCTGGGCCGGGCAGAAGATCCCACCGtgcagggagagcagggctAAGAGCAGTTCCTGGGCAGCGGGGTCCAGGGTGGGGGTCCCTGGGCAGGGCGGGGGGATGCTACCTTCACCTGAGCCTAGGATGGGAGCGGGAGATCGGGGCACCCAGCCCCGACCCCACGAGGCCTCTGGCTGCCAGGCCGTCGGATCTCACCTCGTGGGCCATGCCGGAGGCGGCGGGGAGGGCTCCATGCTCGGCGGGGAGGCTGTCGTTGGGAGAGCTGCAGCCGGACACGGGGGTGCTGCTACTGCTCGGGGAGGAGTCTGCATAAGGAAGAGAAGTGGGGGGTGATGGGCACAGGCACCCAGAGAAGGGCtgcgcagcccctgccccagcccttcgtagccctccctccctccaacAGCTGCCCACCGCCCTCCTAGGGCCAAATCTCCCTGGAGTGGAGACggagctgccctgccagcgTGGGAGGCACCGCACCACGGTGAGGAATCCCGGCCAGCCGCGTTTGCTCAGGGCCTTGGGCCCTTCCAGCCTTGCAGGTCCATCCCTGGGCCCAGGGTACAGCTGCAGCAACATCCTTTCCTGGCTCATCCACCCCTGCACCGTCACGGCGGAGAGCTCCCTCCGTGGGCTGCGCCCCGAGGAGGCCACCGATAACGTGCCGAGCCCCGGAGACACGATCTCCAGGTAGACGTCGCGCAGGATCCCGGGCAGACTGtggctgctccagcctggcCCCAAGGTCTCTCCAAACGCCCGAGGTATCGCCATCCAGGCAAAGCCTCACCGATGGCCTCGGGCGGCCGCCTCTTCAGCGAGGGGGGAGCGCTCTCCTTCCGCGTCAGGGGGTTCTTGCGTCGGTCAAGGCACTTCCTGGGCTTGCAACGCACCTTCAGGTTGGGCTCAGATGCTGCGGGCAGACAAGGCAGTTAGTCCCGGCCCCGCTGCTGATGGGGGCGAAGCTGGACTGGCTTTGTGGGGCCAGGACACCCCACTTCTCGGCTCCAGCTGTCCCCTGCAAGTGGGCTGCGAGGGTATCGTGGCGGGAGGGAGGTGGCATTATCTTCGAGGCCTTACCTGTCTTCCGCAGCGGAAAATGCTCTGGGGGGTCAAGAGAAGTGCTGGGGACGGGGGGCAGGAAGGTGCTGAGCACAGGAGGGGAAGGGCCCTCAGGATCCAGAGGCTCCAGAGACCTACGAAGAGAAGCCACCTTGTTAGAGACCTTTGCCAGCTGGCACCCATGTGCCACCCACGCAACGCCCTCCAGCGCAAGGGTGGCCCACGGGGCATTGCCTTTCCTGGGCGCGTCCTAGCTCTTCTGCCAGGGGCCAGTGGACAACCTGTCCACTACCACAAGCACCCACAGAAGGGATCCAGCTCCTGGTTTTGCCTTGTTTTGGGACAAAAGACAAGAAGCCTGACAGTACTTTTGTGGGTCAGGAGTGGGACAAGCCACCAAAGCCCAACAAGGTCAGGGAAACCAGCCTGGGAGCTTCATTCACCTCCTGCAAGCACTTAACACAAACCAAGCCACCTCACCCCAACAGACGTTCACTAAACAGTATCTCTAAAGACCAGGAAGCAGAAGATAACAGCAAGATCTTGCCCAAGATAAACAGCCAGCTTTTCTGGGTCCTGAGCAGATGTCCTGCTTGGGGCAGGCCAGAGGGTGCCCTTGTTTTACCTGTATGGCATGGCTGAAGGGTTGGGGTTACTGGTCCTCTCCAAAGCTGCTTGTTGCTTCTTCAGGATGACCTCGGCCAGCTTCTGCTTCACCACCGTGCTGGCCACAGCACCTGCAGGAAGACCAGCAGTGACCACACAGGGTTGAGAGCCAACACAAAGCACCTTAAATGATCCCTGTAGACACAAGTGCAGCCCCACGGCTCCACGAGTAACGCCAGGATGGCTGAAGACCCCCTACAAGCACACGGACACTGAGAAAACCCCGCGGAGATGCTTGGTGCAGTTCTCAGGTCAAGGTTGGCTCAGGGAGAGAAAGGCCAGCTGGGGCAACCGGAGTTTCCCGGCCGGTCAGGGAAGCATCCTTGTCCCACCTCAGCTCTCCCACGTCATCTCAGGAGCCTGATCTTTTCTGCATGCGCCTCGCTGAGCGTTAGGCGAGAGGGAGAGCACGGCCAGAGGTGAGTCTCAGCTGCAGATCTGCCTGCTTCATCCGAGCCAGAGAGAGCAGGTATAAGCTGACACCCACAGAATAAAGCACGAAAGCACAACGTGGCTCGTACAGCAGGGACAAAACTCCCATGGGTGCATGGGATCCCTCTCCAGAGACACTGTGCCCCGAGGCTCTTTGAGTCGGTGTTAGAGGCTGACGATAATTTCCAGCTGATGGCGTACAGCTCTGCTCGGCCCGCACCTCAGCTCCCCCAGCAGCCACACTCTGCCCCCAAACAGGGACAGCTTGCATGAGAGcgagcaagaaaaagaaagcacctCCAAACAGTTCAGGGGATAACTTTGAGGCTCCTGAAGCTCTTGGTGGAGCTGCACTCTTCCAGAAGAGCACGAGACTTACCACAACCCGCTGGCGAACAAACAGCACCGACCCACGTTCAACACCTGGCTCCACCGCGGTGGTGAAACACCCCCAGGCAGAGGTCTGACTGCGGCAGGGTGCTGCAATCGCCAGCCCCCGGCTGCCGTGAGCAGATCCCCACCTTGGACAAGGGCCCGTTCCCATGCTCCCACCCCTGCCAGGCCATATCCCCATCCGCCCGTTCCAGCAGGGACGTTCTGTGGTTACAATGGGGATGCTCCACACTTCCGCACCAGTGTTCGGCACCTCCGAGCACAAGTTCGTTAATTAATTTGTATGATTACCTCCCCAGATTGCACAAAGGGGCTGAGCATAAGCTCTCACGCTCAGCCACGCCGAGCCGACTGCGTTCGTAGGAGCTGTTTGCTCAGGAACGGCACGGAAAGGGCACGCGCTGCGTTTACAGCATCGCAATCAGACCCATCGACCCTGTGAAccgcagcagagcagcctgtgctCCACAGCCGCGTGGCAGTCAAGGGAATAAATATATCGGCACCCCGAGAGAGCTCAGACTGGAGGGGCAGGTGGATGGTAGGCTCACGGACACCGTTCCGGGCGCAGCGCATCCCATGCACGCTGCAGCTGCATCTTTGCGTCGTGACGAAGAGAGCTCTGCACATCTCAGAGCAAGCTCCCAGCAGCGACTGGCACTAGATGGCGCAGGGAGATCGCAGCCGGACAGGGTTTGCAAACCTTTCTGCCCAGAGCGGGGGCACCCACTAACCTCTCCCCACTGCCACGGGTGCAAGTTCAAAAGGCAAATTTTCGTGCCCTGCCCTGGACAGTCACAAGCACGGTCAGCTCGGGGAGCACCGCTGCAGCGGCCGTAGGGCACGACGCAACGTTAGCGGGGAGATCTACTGCGACCGCCTGGTTGGCATCGCTAGGAAGGACACGAAGGACAAACGCCAGCCAGGCCAGGGCCAAATAAATCTCTTGCCAGCTGCTGAGCGCAGCATGCTGGCATCGCTGCTCAGAAGGACCCGACTTCCCCGCGGACACGAAGCTGTTCCCTTGGCCCCGGGCAGGCACGGAGCAGGGCTCAGTTTGAGGCACAGGACAGATGCTCAGTGGCGTGGATGCCATCACACGCCTTTAGacagagagaaggcagagctCGGTCTGGAGAAGGGCAGACCCGCCTGCTGAGCCCCCTTCTAAAAGCCACTCTCATCCCACTCCCTCTGTGAGGcgggtgtcctggtttcgggGACGCGGCTCCTCGGGCAGCGATGCGGCGCCCGGTGCCACGTGCTGGCAGACGCACAGAAGCTCTTACTTCGTTTGCTCTTGTCCTTGTTGAGGATCTGCCGCAGCTCCTGTTCCTGTTGCCCAGGCTCGGCTTCACGGTGCGGGGACTCCATGGTCACCTACGAGAGGAGAGTCGCATCAGCACCTCGCCTAACGCAGACCAAAGCCCCCCTtgccccctccccaagcccAAGGCACGACGACACGGTGATGGAGCATGTCTGAAACCGTCTGTTCTGTCATTTTTGGAAACGTGACGGGCAGCCCTGGCTGACAAGAACATGGTAAGTTGTTTCATCACAGCAAACCGGACGCATCTTTGTCTCCAGAGACGCTCTCCCCAGGGACATTGTAAAATTCAAACCAGTCTGTTTCAACTTGCTGCCTTCCGTGGTGTTTTGACATATCTGTAGCTAAGGCATGTTGtaatacaacaaaaaataaaaatcatagttgactaagaaaaggaaaaaattaaaaacctattATACAAGTCTCAAAAGTTTGGATCTTGGTGTTTTCCAGAACTGAGGTTTTCGGAGATGATCCCATCTCACAGGGAGGTCGGAAAGCACAAATGCCTCTACGGACCCAACAGtcgtggcagcagcagcagcatctcaaACTCTCCTTGTGTGGACCAAGCTGATACTCGGGctcaaaaaaaaacctcagtgtgATTCCTCCAGAGCTTCCAGACAAGGTTACTGGGACCAGTGAGCCCGTGCCAGCCCCTGAGAGTGGGGCAGAGCACGTGGGACGTGAGAGGAGCGGATGAGGCTGGGCTTGTTTAGTCCGGAGGCGAGGGGGTACAACCGCATCTTCCACCACCCAAAGGGAGCAGCTGGAGCCAGGCTCCTCCGAGGAGCACAGCAAACGGATGAGCAGCAACGGGACGGACGTGCCAGGAGGGAAATCCCAATCGGACGTAGCGAGTGGATTCCCGCCGTGAGCACGGTGCTGCCCCTGCGACTGGGACGGGCGGGGGGTGATGTCTGCGCTCAGAGACGGCCCCAACTCGCCTGGACGtggtcctcctcctcctccacaacCTGCCCTACCTCTGAAGCTGGCCCTGCTCTCAGCGGTGGTCTCTAGAGGAACCATCCGAGCTAAATCTCGCTGTAGTTCTGTGACAGCGCAAGTCTGGCAGCAGAGGCCGCGCAGGGCAGGGGTGCTATTCCGGGTGACACTAGAGAATTTCAGTGAAGGCTTCCCAGAAAAGCAAATTAGCTTGTAAAGTAAGTAAGCCGTGCCTCCAGGGCACACAAACAGCGGTGGCCAAGCGGAGTGGCAGATCACAGACACCAGGCATCCTGTCCAGTCGCTCTGGCTCCTCGCTCAGCACACATGGTATGCGGCTGAAAACATTTCCCCGCTTCGCACATCCCAGGAGGCCCCAGCCCTCCCGCTGGCCTTGGCAGGATGGAGATTTGGCCCGAAAGTAAGACACGAAACCCCCCCACCTGACTCCCTAACCGGCCTCCTTGCATCAGAGAGGTCTCCGGGCTGGCTCAAAAGCACTATAGACTCTCCAGCTCAGGGGAAAGAAGGAATTCACCCGGGAAGGTTATTTTGGCATTGGGATTTCCAGCCTCTTCCTCTTAATCCCTGCCAGAGACGGGAGCTCGGGCAAAGGCAGCCCCGACGCAGGGCACCGCTGGCAGACACTCACGGCACCATGAGCTACGTGCTTTGGGGGCAAAACTAATTCTTCCAAGTGCCCAGACCTCACCCAGCCGCTACCGAAAACGGGTGCGGGTCGTCCCCCCTggcccctgcaccccagggtgcccgTACCCTCACGTGCTGGTGGGCGAGCTGCTCCACTTGCTGCTGGTGGAGGCTGGCGAGGAAgagctggtgctgcagctgctgcgTGTGCTTCAGGGCCAGCAAGGTGGTGTCAGAGCCGGGCTTGACGACACGCTGCCCGATCCGCAGGTCCATGGGGACGGTCTGGGGCACCCGTGGGGAGGTGCACGGGTTCACAGCAGCTGTCGAGACACAAAGCAGGGCACAGCTTAGTCCCGTCTGGCTCAGACCATCCtggtaggtaggtaggtagggAAAGCATCAGGATGGAGCCCG
Above is a window of Balearica regulorum gibbericeps isolate bBalReg1 chromosome 29, bBalReg1.pri, whole genome shotgun sequence DNA encoding:
- the HDAC7 gene encoding histone deacetylase 7 isoform X4, with amino-acid sequence MRPAAVNPCTSPRVPQTVPMDLRIGQRVVKPGSDTTLLALKHTQQLQHQLFLASLHQQQVEQLAHQHVRVTMESPHREAEPGQQEQELRQILNKDKSKRSAVASTVVKQKLAEVILKKQQAALERTSNPNPSAMPYRSLEPLDPEGPSPPVLSTFLPPVPSTSLDPPEHFPLRKTASEPNLKVRCKPRKCLDRRKNPLTRKESAPPSLKRRPPEAIDSSPSSSSTPVSGCSSPNDSLPAEHGALPAASGMAHETPLAQRLMMQESSLAQFALQSAASLPAITLGLPATSSARGEADRRPLSGLAHRVPVLNGPVLAGTHSPMFIPAGLEQHEAGSPLSPRLQPVIILEPSVTHTPLVAVPGLGTVPFSFTPSLISAERLSLPGHHKPLGRTRSEPLPQNPKAIQQQLVYQQHHTQFLERLKQQTHLGKRMAKSSEKPRLRQIPSSEDMEAEGTLPEAGAESSDPARARLEPTRPGSSVKEPERTQKMLQSQEELVLQQAYLWDSYQRGQQQLLKRQPLADSPMVPTIHAGHRPLSRAQSSPATATVSLPAQDTASKTLSLPVQEQPAKPHFTTGLVYDSVMLKHQCSCGDNSNHPEHAGRIQSIWSRLQERGLRSQCECLRGRKATLEELQCVHTERHVFLYGTNPLNRLKLDNGKLAGILSQRMFVMLPCGGVGVDSDTIWNELHSSNAARWAAGSVTELAFKVATRELKNGFAVVRPPGHHADPSTAMGFCFFNSVAIAARQLQQKGKLSKILIVDWDVHHGNGTQQIFYRDPEVLYISLHRHDDGNFFPGSGAADEVGAGPGEGFNVNVAWTGGLDPPMGDPEYLAAFRTVVMPIAHEFSPDVVLVSAGFDAADGHPPPLGGYKVSAKCFGYMTKQLMSLAGGAIVLALEGGHDLTAICDASEACVSALLGNELDPLPEESMRQKPNPNAVRSLETVIQVQSKYWVAVQRFASKLGCSFLEAQHHEAEEVETVTALASLSVAVMVEKRPQDEPMEEEEPMNQ
- the HDAC7 gene encoding histone deacetylase 7 isoform X2, whose product is MWISFTGWNRAAVNPCTSPRVPQTVPMDLRIGQRVVKPGSDTTLLALKHTQQLQHQLFLASLHQQQVEQLAHQHVRVTMESPHREAEPGQQEQELRQILNKDKSKRSAVASTVVKQKLAEVILKKQQAALERTSNPNPSAMPYRSLEPLDPEGPSPPVLSTFLPPVPSTSLDPPEHFPLRKTASEPNLKVRCKPRKCLDRRKNPLTRKESAPPSLKRRPPEAIDSSPSSSSTPVSGCSSPNDSLPAEHGALPAASGMAHETPLAQRLMMQESSLAQFALQSAASLPAITLGLPATSSARGEADRRPLSGLAHRVPVLNGPVLAGTHSPMFIPAGLEQHEAGSPLSPRLQPVIILEPSVTHTPLVAVPGLGTVPFSFTPSLISAERLSLPGHHKPLGRTRSEPLPQNPKAIQQQLVYQQHHTQFLERLKQQTHLGKRMAKSSEKPRLRQIPSSEDMEAEGTLPEAGAESSDPARARLEPTRPGSSVKEPERTQKMLQSQEELVLQQAYLWDSYQRGQQQLLKRQPLADSPMVPTIHAGHRPLSRAQSSPATATVSLPAQDTASKTLSLPVQEQPAKPHFTTGLVYDSVMLKHQCSCGDNSNHPEHAGRIQSIWSRLQERGLRSQCECLRGRKATLEELQCVHTERHVFLYGTNPLNRLKLDNGKLAGILSQRMFVMLPCGGVGVDSDTIWNELHSSNAARWAAGSVTELAFKVATRELKNGFAVVRPPGHHADPSTAMGFCFFNSVAIAARQLQQKGKLSKILIVDWDVHHGNGTQQIFYRDPEVLYISLHRHDDGNFFPGSGAADEVGAGPGEGFNVNVAWTGGLDPPMGDPEYLAAFRTVVMPIAHEFSPDVVLVSAGFDAADGHPPPLGGYKVSAKCFGYMTKQLMSLAGGAIVLALEGGHDLTAICDASEACVSALLGNELDPLPEESMRQKPNPNAVRSLETVIQVQSKYWVAVQRFASKLGCSFLEAQHHEAEEVETVTALASLSVAVMVEKRPQDEPMEEEEPMNQ
- the HDAC7 gene encoding histone deacetylase 7 isoform X3 yields the protein MQGQSQAAVNPCTSPRVPQTVPMDLRIGQRVVKPGSDTTLLALKHTQQLQHQLFLASLHQQQVEQLAHQHVRVTMESPHREAEPGQQEQELRQILNKDKSKRSAVASTVVKQKLAEVILKKQQAALERTSNPNPSAMPYRSLEPLDPEGPSPPVLSTFLPPVPSTSLDPPEHFPLRKTASEPNLKVRCKPRKCLDRRKNPLTRKESAPPSLKRRPPEAIDSSPSSSSTPVSGCSSPNDSLPAEHGALPAASGMAHETPLAQRLMMQESSLAQFALQSAASLPAITLGLPATSSARGEADRRPLSGLAHRVPVLNGPVLAGTHSPMFIPAGLEQHEAGSPLSPRLQPVIILEPSVTHTPLVAVPGLGTVPFSFTPSLISAERLSLPGHHKPLGRTRSEPLPQNPKAIQQQLVYQQHHTQFLERLKQQTHLGKRMAKSSEKPRLRQIPSSEDMEAEGTLPEAGAESSDPARARLEPTRPGSSVKEPERTQKMLQSQEELVLQQAYLWDSYQRGQQQLLKRQPLADSPMVPTIHAGHRPLSRAQSSPATATVSLPAQDTASKTLSLPVQEQPAKPHFTTGLVYDSVMLKHQCSCGDNSNHPEHAGRIQSIWSRLQERGLRSQCECLRGRKATLEELQCVHTERHVFLYGTNPLNRLKLDNGKLAGILSQRMFVMLPCGGVGVDSDTIWNELHSSNAARWAAGSVTELAFKVATRELKNGFAVVRPPGHHADPSTAMGFCFFNSVAIAARQLQQKGKLSKILIVDWDVHHGNGTQQIFYRDPEVLYISLHRHDDGNFFPGSGAADEVGAGPGEGFNVNVAWTGGLDPPMGDPEYLAAFRTVVMPIAHEFSPDVVLVSAGFDAADGHPPPLGGYKVSAKCFGYMTKQLMSLAGGAIVLALEGGHDLTAICDASEACVSALLGNELDPLPEESMRQKPNPNAVRSLETVIQVQSKYWVAVQRFASKLGCSFLEAQHHEAEEVETVTALASLSVAVMVEKRPQDEPMEEEEPMNQ